One window from the genome of Haloprofundus halobius encodes:
- a CDS encoding TIGR01548 family HAD-type hydrolase — protein MQTDAVVLDVDGVLVDVADSYRRAVVESVERVYGRTVPVEALQAFKDAGGFNNDWELTYAVALYVLARREGLKMPTEEFAAHVAERGGGLDAAQSVVADMPSISQARVRDKWDTERLRDVFQALYLGSDRYREFEGGDPPFETEGYINDEPVILTEETIAELTERFDVGVLTGRPEAEAEVGLDRVGLDLPEIYRFTMDDWEEGKPHPSALVTLAERFEAETVTFVGDTLDDVRTAVNAAEHDPDRIYHGVGVLTGGLTGDEGRAKYETAGAAAVVDSVNDLPVLLE, from the coding sequence ATGCAGACCGACGCGGTCGTTCTCGACGTAGATGGCGTGCTCGTCGACGTCGCCGACTCCTATCGCCGCGCCGTCGTCGAGTCCGTCGAACGGGTGTACGGACGGACCGTCCCGGTCGAGGCGCTTCAGGCGTTCAAAGACGCCGGCGGGTTCAACAACGACTGGGAGTTGACGTACGCCGTCGCGCTGTACGTGCTCGCGCGGCGGGAGGGACTGAAGATGCCGACCGAGGAGTTCGCGGCGCACGTCGCCGAGCGCGGCGGGGGCCTCGACGCGGCGCAGTCCGTCGTCGCCGACATGCCCAGTATCTCGCAGGCTCGGGTTCGCGACAAGTGGGACACCGAACGCCTGCGCGACGTGTTTCAGGCGCTGTACCTCGGCAGCGACCGCTACCGCGAGTTCGAAGGCGGCGACCCGCCGTTCGAGACCGAGGGCTACATCAACGACGAACCGGTCATCCTCACCGAGGAAACCATCGCGGAACTCACCGAGCGCTTCGACGTCGGCGTGTTGACCGGCCGACCCGAAGCCGAGGCCGAAGTCGGCCTCGACAGAGTCGGCTTGGACCTCCCGGAGATCTACCGCTTCACGATGGACGACTGGGAGGAGGGCAAACCGCATCCGAGTGCGCTCGTGACGCTCGCCGAGCGTTTCGAGGCGGAGACGGTGACGTTCGTCGGCGACACCCTCGACGACGTACGGACGGCGGTGAACGCCGCCGAGCACGACCCCGACCGGATCTACCACGGCGTCGGGGTGCTGACCGGCGGACTCACCGGTGATGAGGGGCGAGCGAAGTACGAGACTGCCGGGGCGGCGGCCGTCGTCGACAGCGTGAACGACCTACCCGTGCTGTTGGAGTGA
- a CDS encoding DUF7534 family protein, with protein sequence MARPRFRAFLLTMLALDVVALVVVPLVIPPDPTARMMVFAAVLLTIPALSFWLAYRGGWERLGVWSPESESESEG encoded by the coding sequence ATGGCCCGACCGCGCTTCCGTGCGTTTCTGCTCACGATGCTCGCGCTCGACGTAGTGGCGCTCGTCGTCGTCCCACTCGTGATACCGCCGGACCCGACGGCGCGGATGATGGTGTTCGCCGCCGTGCTGCTGACGATTCCGGCGCTCTCGTTCTGGCTGGCGTACCGCGGCGGGTGGGAGCGACTCGGCGTCTGGTCGCCCGAGTCGGAGTCCGAATCCGAGGGGTAG